In bacterium, the DNA window GACCAAAATGATTTTTTTGATCTTGTCTATAATATTAGGTTAATTTTGAGATTTGGAGATTGTGAACAAAGGGGTCAAATGCCTAAATTAACGTAGCCGTATTTGCTAGACAGGAGTCGGAAGTCTTCGATTTTTAACTTGAGCCCCGTGGCATCTGTGGGCACATCAAAGACGGCATAACCTTCTATAGGGACATTAGGGTGAACTTGTTTTAAGAAAAGCCCCTCTTCGCCGCTCAATTCCAGGGCCGTTTGGCCATCTGTGCTATGTTCAAAAACTCTGTTTTGGCTGTCGACAATTTTCAATTGCCCACTGTCAATAGTGCCGCTTTCTTTGCCAAGAAGTTCTGCTCTCAGATCAATAATTACAAAAACT includes these proteins:
- a CDS encoding DUF4352 domain-containing protein, encoding MNKAKKVGLGILAILILLIVIGVLAQPNESEPTQKTTQSTETEPTVKTVNKGEEIQVGEVRWKVLNVEKKSSISNGFQKVKPGGVFVIIDLRAELLGKESGTIDSGQLKIVDSQNRVFEHSTDGQTALELSGEEGLFLKQVHPNVPIEGYAVFDVPTDATGLKLKIEDFRLLSSKYGYVNLGI